The window GGGACTTGTAGTTCCTGCTGTATAGTTGTGTTTCCACGTCTGTCCCCTCCTTTTGCTCTTTCTCTCGGAGTGCTTCATTAGAGTGCCTTTGTCGATATATTTTTTGAGTATGAAAACAGGGATGAACACAGACAGATCATCCGGATTTCTGCATgctgaaataaagtttggagagagaaaaatatgcctctgttttttttttcccctctgcacAAGGTGACAAAGGGGTCAGCATTACCCTTATCAGGTTCAGTGTTCAATCATGTTCCACTATTATCACAGTTTATCTTTCAGACACTCACATGAGGTTGTGGGCAAACATCAATGTTGCAACCATTAGGGTGATTATCTTGTCACCTTTGAAccaatgttttttctttgcctAATGCTGACCTGTTCTCAGCTCAAGAGTTCATGACTATTTTAATTAgaaccaagtaaaaaaaaagatatgaaaTTCTGAAAGACAGATTGCATAAGAGAGAAGTTACACCAAGCAGAACTACTGGTTTTATTAGTCTGCTCTGTGATCTGCTCTTtcgtcttaaaaaaaaaaaataaaaaaatcttatctTGAAAAGTGACTTAATCTGATCAAAGTACCTTTGAAAAGCAAATGTGGATCATAGTTCACACTGTGGTTTTACCAGAGGCCTGCAGAAATATTCTAAACAGCATAACTTCTAAAGGAGAGACACGTGTTTACATTTTACTGCTAGGTGCATCTCATTAAAGTGGAACATAACTTTATTTACTTCAGTAGTTCAGTTCAAAAAGTCGGACGTGAATAGGCTCCTTGCACACAGAGTGATAAATTTCAACCTTTTGATTCAGTTTCACTGATCGTGGCTTGAAGCTAATAAAAAACTCAAGAGTCCATTTCTCAGAAAAATACAGTCAATGTCCTGTACTGTGTGCACATCCACTAGTTGGTTGGGGCTCCTGTGGCGTGAATTACTGCCTCAATGTTGGGTGGCATGGAggagatcagcctgtggcactgTGGAGGTGTTATGGAGGTTTGGTGCCTCTCATCtttttcatcttcctcttttgcTGGCTAATCAAGCACAGTGGTACCATGGATACCAAACCAGGTACAGGTGCTgctggcagtgtgggcaggtgccaagtcctgctgggaaaTTACATCCGCATCTCCACAGAGCTCGCTAGCATGGGGGAGCATGAAGAACTCCAAAGGATCCTGGTAGACAGTTGCACTGACTTTTGGACTTGAAAAAATCCTCACCGACTGTGGAAGCATCACACTGGACCTAAAAGCAACTTGGATTCTGTGCTCCCCACTCCTACTTCACACTCTTGGGCCATGATTTTGCAACCAAAATGCAACACCTGCGTTCATGCGAGTAACAGTCCGACCATTTTCTCTTTAGCCCATGCAACTATTCATGAAAGTGACTTAATacgtctctctgtgtggtggcTCTTTCCCAGCTTCTTAAATTAAGTTTGCTTCACTCAGTCAGCTCAGGGCTCCTGTTATACTTGTTGCTGGGgcatttttgggtttttttaccagacatttttcttccactcaactttccattaatatgttTGTATACAGTACTCTCTCCACAGTCAGATTTTTAGTAGTGACCTCTTATAGCTAGTGTAGCTATAAGAGGTCAGATGCCCCTCCTAGTGTAGACAGATGCCCCTCCTAGTGTAGGGGCATCTGTCAATTCAGATACCCCCCCATGATGAACCTAAAAGCAACATCTCCATCTTAATAATTTTTGGCAGTCTTTCAACTACTCAAATTTACTCTACCTGAACTACCGGAGTTCATTTACTTTGAGCTTAGCCCCAATCTtcaaaattaacataaatagAAAGAAACAATTGAAATATATCACCGTGTGCAATGCATCCATGAGTTTCAAACAACAGACACATCATGTCATGCCAGCAGTTCTTGAAGCGTCCATTAATGTGTGTGCAGTGTGATTCCCAAACACATTGATTTGCACCGACAACTTTCTCacctcttctgtttttcttgtgcTTATTAAGTTCCTCTGAACTTTGGTTAAATTGCTCTGAGCCTCTGTTTATCTCCCCCACCGGCTCTTATCTGCTGTGGTCGATGTGAGCTCGGCTCCATGAGGTGGCCTGACTGCCTAATTGGTGTCACCTGTGTTTAATCATTGATCCGCTGCAGTTTGAGAGTATAAAAGAGGCAGGGTCTTCATTTTTTGCTCTACCTTCGCTGTCTGCCATCATGTCTTTCTCTGGAAAATATCAGCTGGAGTCTCAGGAGAACTTTGAGCCTTTCATGAAGGCCCTTGGTGAGTTGGTTCTTTAGCAATTTTTTTTGGGGGTCTGGCTGTATGCAAACAATATGTACAGTTCTCAGTCAGTTATGTGTACCAGGTCTCCCTGATGAGCTCATCCAGAAAGGTAAAGACATTAAGAGCGTCTCTGAAATTGAGGAGACCGGGGACGACTTCAAGGTGACTGTCACCACTGGCACCAGTGTCATTAACAATTGTTTCACCATCGGAAAGGAGACAGAGCTGCAGACCATAACTGGAGAAAAGGTCAAAGTAAGTGGATGGCTTCAAATTCTAGGTCAAAATATTTCGAGAACATGAACTGATGCCACCATGTTAATTGTTGAATTTCATCTTTTGAAGGGAGTGGTGCATCGGGATGGCAACAACAAGCTGAAGGTTTGTCTCAAAGGAATAGAGTCAGTCACAGAACTGGTGGATGCCAGCACGATTGTAAATGTAAGCTTCCTCAATCACCTGTTGACTCATGTTACCTCTTGGACAGACTTATGAaagtgtaacttttttttttttctttatttccccaGACTATGACACTTGGCGGGATTGTTTACAAAAGAATAAGCAAACGCATGTAAAGGtttacacttgaaataaaaacttgaaaGCAGCAACTGTATTGGTCTTCTTGCTCAAAATCCCCCCCACCTGTAGCTGCTTGGCTGGTCTGGACCCAACCTATATAACTTTAGGCATCCTTTGAATTCCTTGTGTGATCATGCTTTGTGGCTGGATCCTTGGTGCGAGATGTTTTGTAGACTCTATTAATCTGGTTAAGAAGGCACAAACTTTTAAAGTTCAAACTAGACCGATTCTTGGACTTCAAAGTAGCCATGAAGCATCTTGACTGCATTAATGCAGAGTTCTCTTAATTGGCACTCCTGGTTGACTTCTAACACTTGAACAGGTGGGAAGCTAAAATGTGAGTGGAGGACACTTGAGTTTGTGGGGGAGGTTTAAGCTTGACGTCtgcatttaaacattaacaactttttaatttttttt of the Fundulus heteroclitus isolate FHET01 chromosome 12, MU-UCD_Fhet_4.1, whole genome shotgun sequence genome contains:
- the LOC105931335 gene encoding fatty acid-binding protein, liver-type; amino-acid sequence: MSFSGKYQLESQENFEPFMKALGLPDELIQKGKDIKSVSEIEETGDDFKVTVTTGTSVINNCFTIGKETELQTITGEKVKGVVHRDGNNKLKVCLKGIESVTELVDASTIVNTMTLGGIVYKRISKRM